Proteins from one Alphaproteobacteria bacterium genomic window:
- a CDS encoding CsbD family protein has protein sequence MDKYSANPNSDYEEKNLNQDGQDKPSLGDKVSGNWKIFKGEIKRQWGELTDDQIDQIEGSREKLCGYIQKTYGVKKEEAVSQVENFEKRHNQSFLN, from the coding sequence ATGGATAAATATTCGGCTAACCCAAATTCCGATTATGAAGAGAAAAACCTTAATCAAGATGGTCAAGATAAGCCTAGTTTAGGCGATAAGGTTAGCGGTAATTGGAAAATATTCAAAGGTGAAATTAAACGTCAATGGGGTGAATTAACCGATGATCAAATAGACCAAATTGAAGGAAGCAGAGAGAAATTATGTGGCTATATTCAAAAAACCTATGGCGTTAAAAAGGAAGAAGCTGTAAGTCAAGTAGAAAATTTTGAAAAACGTCACAATCAATCTTTCCTTAATTAA